The following are encoded together in the Streptomyces sp. NBC_00358 genome:
- a CDS encoding DEAD/DEAH box helicase translates to MNAKPPAPGLSDAGEEQPPTAPQEDVPTPRTVSTGLPAAASFDALGLPPGLVEKMTALGVTEPFPIQAATLPNALAGHDVLGRARTGSGKTLAFGLALLTRTAGRRAEAKRPLALVLVPTRELAQQVSDALEPYAQTLNVRLATVVGGLSINRQQALLRAGVEVLIATPGRLTDLVSRRDCVLNHVRITVLDEADQMCDLGFLPQVSDLLDQIPEDGQRLLFSATLDHNVDQLVRNHLHDPVLASVDRVAASVTTMEHHVLNIHGADKYATATEIAARDGRVLMFLDTKAGVDQFTRHLRASGIRASALHSGKSQPQRMHTLAQFKNDEINVLVATNVAARGIHIEALDLVVNVDPPADAKEYLHRAGRTARAGESGSVVTLVTHGQRRDVNRLMSDAGIRPTVTQVRSGEAALTDITGAKRPPTGPKTGNAPFRGIGTRPGRPAKESRKTADARKAAEARAAARVRKSR, encoded by the coding sequence ATGAACGCGAAGCCGCCGGCCCCCGGCCTCTCCGATGCCGGCGAGGAGCAGCCGCCGACAGCGCCGCAGGAAGACGTCCCGACACCGCGGACCGTCTCCACGGGCCTGCCCGCGGCCGCGTCGTTCGACGCGCTCGGCCTGCCGCCCGGCCTGGTGGAGAAGATGACCGCCCTCGGGGTGACGGAGCCCTTCCCCATCCAGGCCGCGACGCTGCCCAACGCGCTCGCCGGGCACGACGTCCTCGGCCGGGCACGGACCGGTTCCGGCAAGACGCTGGCCTTCGGACTGGCGCTGCTGACCCGGACGGCGGGCCGGCGAGCGGAGGCGAAGCGGCCGCTGGCCCTGGTCCTGGTACCGACCCGGGAGCTCGCGCAGCAGGTGAGCGACGCGCTGGAACCGTACGCGCAGACCTTGAACGTACGGCTGGCGACGGTGGTGGGCGGTCTGTCGATCAACCGCCAGCAGGCGCTGCTGCGGGCCGGCGTCGAAGTGCTCATCGCGACGCCGGGGCGGCTGACCGACCTGGTGTCACGCAGGGACTGCGTCCTGAACCACGTGCGGATCACGGTGCTGGACGAGGCGGACCAGATGTGCGATCTGGGCTTCCTGCCTCAGGTCTCCGATCTCCTCGACCAGATCCCCGAGGACGGGCAGCGGCTGCTGTTCTCGGCCACGCTCGACCACAACGTCGACCAGCTCGTGCGGAACCACCTGCACGACCCGGTTCTCGCCTCGGTCGACCGGGTGGCGGCCTCGGTGACCACGATGGAACACCACGTGCTGAACATCCACGGCGCCGACAAGTACGCGACGGCGACCGAGATCGCCGCGCGGGACGGCCGCGTGCTGATGTTCCTGGACACCAAGGCCGGCGTGGACCAGTTCACCCGTCACCTGCGGGCCAGCGGTATCCGGGCCTCCGCCCTGCACAGCGGGAAGTCGCAGCCGCAGCGGATGCACACGCTCGCCCAGTTCAAGAACGATGAGATCAACGTTCTGGTGGCCACCAATGTCGCCGCGCGGGGCATTCACATCGAGGCGCTCGACCTCGTCGTCAACGTCGACCCGCCCGCCGACGCCAAGGAGTATCTGCACCGGGCCGGGCGCACGGCGCGCGCCGGGGAGTCCGGGAGCGTGGTCACCCTGGTCACCCACGGCCAACGGCGGGATGTGAACCGGCTGATGTCCGACGCCGGAATCCGGCCGACCGTCACCCAGGTGCGCTCCGGCGAGGCGGCCCTGACCGACATCACGGGGGCCAAGCGCCCGCCGACCGGACCGAAGACCGGCAACGCGCCCTTCCGCGGCATCGGCACCCGCCCGGGGCGCCCCGCCAAGGAGTCCCGCAAGACCGCGGACGCCCGAAAGGCGGCGGAGGCCCGCGCGGCGGCCCGGGTACGCAAGAGCCGCTGA
- a CDS encoding GNAT family N-acetyltransferase — MGDIGFSLRAATVDDAEFLWDMLLAAVNWDPTREAVSRDQAREDRRTAHYVEGWVRRGDLGVVAVDPGGHPVGAVWLRLFGADDAGYGFVAADVPEVSLGVVPSWRGRGVGRALMAEMARRAGDSGFTRICLSVERANRARRLYLDEGFTTVESGPDSDTMVKVVAVR; from the coding sequence ATGGGAGACATCGGATTTTCGTTGCGGGCAGCCACAGTTGACGATGCGGAGTTCCTCTGGGACATGCTCCTGGCCGCCGTGAACTGGGACCCCACCCGGGAGGCGGTCAGCCGTGATCAGGCTCGCGAAGACCGTCGGACGGCGCACTACGTCGAAGGGTGGGTCCGGCGGGGCGATCTCGGTGTGGTCGCGGTCGACCCGGGTGGACACCCCGTCGGCGCGGTGTGGCTGCGTCTGTTCGGTGCCGACGACGCCGGGTACGGCTTCGTGGCCGCGGATGTCCCGGAAGTGTCGCTCGGAGTCGTCCCGTCGTGGCGGGGCAGGGGCGTGGGGCGCGCCTTGATGGCCGAGATGGCCCGGCGAGCCGGCGACAGCGGCTTCACCCGGATCTGCCTGAGCGTCGAACGGGCGAATCGGGCACGCCGTCTGTATCTCGACGAAGGCTTCACGACCGTGGAGTCGGGGCCGGACTCCGACACCATGGTCAAGGTGGTCGCCGTGCGGTGA
- a CDS encoding aldo/keto reductase has translation MQYRTLGRTGIQVSTLALGAMNFGRIGRTTQSEATAIVDAALDGGINLIDTADMYSDGESEEMVGKAVAGRRDDIVLATKAGMPMGDERNHRGGSRRWLVTELDNSLRRLGVDHVDLYQIHRWDPNTSDEETLSALTDLQRTGKIRHFGSSTFPAHRLVQAQWAAREHHLRPYVTEQPSYSILQRGIEAHVLPVTQEYGLGVLVWSPLASGWLSGAVRAGREITTSRSTFMPQRFDTTVPANRARLDAVEELARVADAAGLTMIQLALGFVTAHPGVTSALVGPRTPDHLHAQLAAADTVLPADVLDAIDAIVAPGTDLAAHEKFDTPPALLDASLRRR, from the coding sequence ATGCAGTACCGCACCTTGGGCCGCACCGGCATACAGGTCAGCACCCTCGCGCTGGGCGCGATGAACTTCGGCAGGATCGGGCGCACCACCCAGAGCGAGGCGACCGCCATCGTCGACGCCGCGCTCGACGGCGGGATCAACCTCATCGACACCGCCGACATGTACAGCGACGGCGAGTCGGAGGAGATGGTCGGCAAAGCCGTCGCGGGCCGCCGCGACGACATCGTGCTGGCCACGAAGGCGGGCATGCCGATGGGCGACGAGCGCAACCACCGGGGCGGTTCGCGCCGCTGGCTGGTCACCGAGCTGGACAACAGCCTGCGCCGTCTCGGTGTCGACCACGTGGATCTCTACCAGATCCACCGATGGGACCCGAACACCAGTGACGAGGAGACCCTGTCGGCCCTGACCGACCTGCAACGCACGGGAAAGATCCGCCACTTCGGCTCCTCGACCTTCCCCGCCCACCGTCTTGTGCAGGCTCAATGGGCCGCCCGCGAGCACCACTTGAGGCCCTACGTCACCGAACAGCCCAGCTACTCGATCCTGCAGCGCGGGATCGAGGCGCACGTCCTGCCCGTGACCCAGGAGTACGGACTGGGAGTGCTGGTGTGGAGCCCGCTGGCCTCGGGATGGCTGTCGGGCGCGGTCCGTGCGGGCCGGGAGATCACCACCAGCCGCTCGACGTTCATGCCGCAGCGCTTCGACACCACCGTCCCCGCCAACCGGGCCAGGCTCGACGCCGTCGAGGAACTGGCCCGAGTGGCCGACGCGGCCGGTCTGACGATGATCCAGCTCGCGCTCGGATTCGTGACGGCGCACCCCGGCGTGACGAGCGCGCTCGTCGGCCCCCGTACGCCGGACCACCTGCACGCGCAGCTCGCCGCGGCCGACACCGTGCTCCCGGCCGACGTCCTCGACGCCATCGACGCGATCGTCGCCCCCGGCACCGATCTGGCCGCCCACGAGAAGTTCGACACTCCGCCCGCGCTCCTCGACGCGTCACTGCGACGCCGCTGA
- a CDS encoding TetR/AcrR family transcriptional regulator: MNDRDETAGQAARPRRADARRNQETLLEAASAVFATSGVEAPVRDIAARAGVGTATIYRHFPTRADLIVAVYRHQVEACAEAGPALLETSASPHAALARWIDLFVDFLVTKHGLAAVLQPDNTGFDALHTYFLDRLLPVCAQLLDAAAQSGEIRPGPTAYQLMRGVGNLCIGAHNDPRYDPRRLVALLIEGLRRTD, from the coding sequence ATGAACGACCGCGACGAGACCGCGGGGCAGGCGGCCCGGCCCCGGCGGGCCGACGCCCGGCGCAACCAGGAGACGCTGCTGGAGGCGGCCTCCGCGGTCTTCGCCACGTCGGGCGTGGAGGCGCCCGTGCGCGACATCGCGGCCCGGGCCGGCGTCGGGACGGCCACGATCTACCGCCACTTCCCCACGCGGGCGGATCTCATCGTCGCCGTCTACCGGCACCAGGTCGAAGCCTGCGCCGAGGCGGGTCCGGCCCTCCTGGAGACCTCCGCGTCCCCCCATGCCGCGCTGGCGCGATGGATCGACCTCTTCGTCGACTTCCTCGTCACCAAGCACGGACTGGCCGCCGTCCTCCAGCCCGACAACACCGGCTTCGACGCCCTGCACACCTACTTCCTGGACCGTCTTCTCCCCGTGTGCGCCCAACTCCTGGACGCCGCAGCCCAGTCCGGCGAGATCCGGCCCGGTCCGACCGCCTACCAACTGATGCGCGGCGTCGGGAACCTCTGCATCGGCGCCCACAACGACCCCCGTTACGACCCGCGACGCCTGGTCGCACTGCTCATCGAGGGCCTGCGCCGTACCGACTGA
- a CDS encoding ABC transporter permease, which yields MPRESAARLAVLMRHNLLLMVREPGPVLSRMILPLVFVTLLRPLYVSGQGRTAGTEQAVVGTLVTFSLLALGICGSAVLTERLGRTWDRLRATALRPAELLVGKVVPAFAALLVQQFLIVGFGVCVFGLRVPYPFLLLGVLLSWSCALLGIGTLIGVLVRSAGALSAAFDIGGMLLSSVGGALVPLDALPAWVSDAAPASPGYWAARGVRAALGGDTYTVAAACGTLLCVALICGALASVRLRGRSGRLVAL from the coding sequence ATGCCGCGTGAGTCCGCCGCCCGCCTGGCCGTGCTGATGCGCCACAACCTGCTGCTGATGGTGCGCGAACCCGGCCCGGTGCTGAGCAGGATGATCCTGCCGCTGGTCTTCGTCACGCTGCTGCGACCGCTCTACGTGTCCGGGCAGGGCCGCACGGCCGGCACGGAACAGGCGGTCGTCGGCACGCTGGTCACCTTCTCGCTGCTCGCCCTCGGCATCTGCGGCAGCGCGGTCCTCACCGAACGGCTGGGCCGCACCTGGGACCGGCTGCGCGCCACCGCGCTGCGCCCCGCGGAACTGCTCGTCGGCAAGGTCGTCCCGGCCTTCGCGGCCCTGCTCGTCCAGCAGTTCCTCATCGTCGGCTTCGGTGTGTGCGTCTTCGGCCTGCGCGTCCCGTACCCGTTCCTGCTGCTCGGTGTCCTGCTGAGCTGGAGCTGCGCCCTGCTCGGAATCGGCACGCTGATCGGCGTGCTCGTCCGTAGTGCGGGCGCGCTCTCGGCCGCCTTCGACATCGGCGGCATGCTGCTGAGCAGCGTCGGCGGCGCGCTCGTCCCGCTCGACGCGCTGCCGGCCTGGGTCTCGGACGCGGCCCCGGCCTCGCCCGGCTACTGGGCCGCGCGGGGCGTGCGCGCCGCTCTCGGCGGCGACACGTACACGGTGGCGGCGGCCTGCGGAACGCTCCTGTGCGTGGCGCTGATCTGCGGTGCCCTGGCTTCTGTCCGTCTGCGGGGCCGTAGCGGCCGACTGGTGGCGCTCTAG
- a CDS encoding ABC transporter ATP-binding protein, translating to MLIAEGLVKRYGPRRALDGFDLTVPAGEIVGLIGHNGAGKTTFVEIVAGLVRPDAGRVTIAALDALSAGRAARRFLGMAPQESALYGAATVRENVRLFAGLAGLRGRHRDAEIARVLDELHLTAVTDRPVAALSGGQRRRVQAATAMVGSPPLLLLDEPTAGADPETRSALLSAVRARAEAGAAVVYTTHYLPELVDLDATLALARDGRIIARGTRTELTRHLPGELRVTFADPAEPELRLPTTDPGADLAALLASGRTPTSVDVHRPGLDDLYRSMETAATATGTEVRDAA from the coding sequence ATGTTGATCGCAGAGGGACTGGTGAAGCGCTACGGCCCGCGTCGCGCGCTCGACGGCTTCGACCTGACGGTCCCGGCCGGCGAGATCGTGGGCCTGATCGGTCACAACGGTGCCGGCAAGACCACTTTCGTCGAGATCGTCGCCGGTCTCGTACGTCCCGACGCCGGCCGGGTCACCATCGCCGCGCTCGACGCGCTGAGTGCCGGCCGGGCCGCACGGCGGTTCCTCGGCATGGCTCCGCAGGAGTCGGCCCTGTACGGCGCGGCCACCGTGCGGGAGAACGTGCGGCTGTTCGCCGGGCTGGCGGGGCTGCGGGGGCGGCACCGGGACGCGGAGATCGCCCGGGTCCTGGACGAACTCCACCTGACGGCCGTGACGGACCGGCCCGTGGCCGCCCTGTCCGGAGGCCAGCGCCGCCGGGTCCAGGCGGCCACCGCCATGGTCGGCTCGCCGCCGCTCCTGCTGCTGGACGAACCGACCGCGGGAGCCGATCCGGAAACACGCTCGGCCCTGCTGAGCGCCGTCAGGGCACGGGCCGAGGCGGGCGCCGCCGTCGTCTACACGACCCACTACCTGCCGGAGCTCGTCGATCTCGATGCCACACTGGCTCTCGCCCGGGACGGGCGGATCATCGCGCGCGGTACCCGGACGGAGCTCACCCGCCACCTGCCCGGCGAACTCAGGGTCACGTTCGCCGACCCGGCCGAACCCGAACTGCGACTCCCGACCACGGACCCCGGCGCGGATCTGGCGGCGCTTCTCGCCTCGGGCCGTACCCCCACGTCCGTCGACGTTCACCGCCCGGGCCTGGACGACCTCTACCGGTCCATGGAGACCGCGGCGACCGCGACCGGGACGGAGGTCCGCGATGCCGCGTGA
- a CDS encoding TetR/AcrR family transcriptional regulator — protein MSGRREEILDAALDIADEHGVDAVSMRTVADRVGVTPMALYRHVKDKAALLDAMVGRLLTALLPADPAEDQTWDERLDALAHACRKVTRQHPWSAHLLFSRPAVTPDALRAVDIIYTALIEAGVPEPEVPRLERLVSTFVIGFAASEAAGRFTPGVLDPRGRRGHLPDSELPGHRALGPWLDLPVDLTTEFEADLADIRRLVEAVARRR, from the coding sequence ATGAGTGGCAGGCGGGAAGAGATCCTGGACGCGGCACTGGACATCGCCGACGAGCACGGCGTCGACGCGGTCTCGATGCGCACGGTGGCGGATCGCGTCGGTGTGACACCGATGGCGCTGTACCGGCACGTCAAGGACAAGGCAGCGCTGCTGGACGCGATGGTCGGACGCCTGCTCACCGCTCTGCTGCCGGCCGATCCGGCCGAGGATCAGACCTGGGACGAAAGGCTGGACGCCCTCGCGCACGCCTGCCGGAAGGTGACCCGGCAACACCCCTGGTCCGCCCACCTGCTCTTCTCCCGGCCCGCGGTCACCCCGGACGCCCTGCGAGCGGTGGACATCATCTACACCGCCCTCATCGAAGCCGGGGTGCCCGAACCCGAGGTCCCCCGGCTGGAGAGGCTGGTCAGCACCTTCGTCATCGGTTTCGCCGCCTCGGAGGCCGCGGGCCGCTTCACGCCCGGCGTCCTCGACCCGCGCGGCCGTCGCGGTCACCTCCCGGACAGCGAACTGCCCGGCCACCGCGCGCTCGGGCCGTGGCTGGACCTGCCCGTCGACCTCACGACGGAGTTCGAGGCCGATCTCGCCGACATCCGGCGACTGGTCGAGGCGGTCGCACGGCGCAGGTGA
- a CDS encoding YybH family protein gives MSTTTVQEIRSAADALVAAFAEGRLDDYFGAFAPDATFVFHTTPQRLGSTAEYRALWQQWVEEDGFRILGCTSSAQLIQPFGDTAVFSHDVETRVATNAGAETVHERETIVFARSEDGTWPAVHEHLSPRTAA, from the coding sequence ATGAGCACCACCACCGTCCAGGAGATCCGGTCCGCCGCGGACGCGCTCGTCGCCGCCTTCGCCGAGGGCCGCCTCGACGACTACTTCGGCGCCTTCGCCCCGGACGCGACGTTCGTCTTCCACACCACACCGCAGCGGCTCGGCTCCACGGCCGAGTACCGCGCCCTGTGGCAGCAGTGGGTGGAGGAGGACGGTTTCCGCATCCTCGGCTGCACCTCGTCGGCACAGTTGATCCAGCCCTTCGGCGACACGGCCGTCTTCAGCCACGACGTGGAGACGCGGGTCGCCACCAACGCCGGCGCGGAGACGGTCCACGAGCGGGAGACCATCGTCTTCGCCCGCTCCGAGGACGGCACCTGGCCCGCCGTCCACGAGCACCTGTCCCCCCGTACCGCAGCCTGA